One Phocaeicola dorei genomic region harbors:
- a CDS encoding FecR family protein — protein MKEKQKIHYSVWKRFVDGIYTCKDIEELLADKKTDRSKDFDEASACLWKTGEEESSSSWEEWISNERQALQIISNYEDRRRSQSIYLVKKWGSIAAAVLLCIVLSVVYFANPADMKVAQYEIHVPYGKRQKVVLPDGTKVILNAGSYMKYPRQFGKEDRYVHFKGEAYFDVAKNKDCPFIIQSQDYKIRVLGTTFNLNNYEDSEELQLTLCTGKVLMNFGEEQLKLTPGEQLVLDKTNMHLEREHVNTQNYMLWMQNKLYFNRTPIQEVTRRLERVYNYTIQLDSSFVFNNFLSGTHDNRSLEAVLESIRLATGIKYRKENNSYILYK, from the coding sequence ATGAAAGAAAAACAAAAGATACATTATTCGGTTTGGAAAAGATTTGTTGACGGTATTTATACCTGTAAGGATATTGAGGAACTGTTGGCAGACAAAAAGACAGACCGGTCAAAAGACTTTGATGAAGCTTCTGCTTGTTTATGGAAAACTGGTGAGGAAGAGTCTTCATCCTCATGGGAGGAATGGATTTCCAATGAGCGTCAGGCACTTCAAATTATCAGCAATTACGAGGACAGGCGTCGGAGTCAATCTATCTATTTAGTAAAAAAATGGGGGAGCATTGCTGCGGCTGTATTGCTTTGCATCGTTTTGAGCGTAGTTTATTTTGCTAATCCGGCAGACATGAAGGTTGCTCAATATGAAATACACGTACCTTATGGTAAAAGACAAAAAGTGGTGCTCCCTGACGGGACAAAAGTGATCTTGAATGCAGGCTCTTATATGAAATATCCGAGGCAGTTTGGAAAAGAAGACCGTTACGTTCATTTCAAGGGAGAGGCTTATTTTGATGTAGCTAAAAATAAAGACTGTCCTTTCATTATTCAAAGTCAGGATTATAAAATACGTGTTTTGGGTACTACTTTTAATCTGAATAATTATGAAGATAGTGAGGAACTGCAACTGACTCTATGCACAGGAAAGGTGCTGATGAATTTCGGCGAAGAACAATTGAAACTGACTCCCGGAGAGCAATTGGTATTGGATAAAACCAATATGCATCTGGAACGTGAGCATGTGAATACTCAAAATTATATGTTGTGGATGCAGAACAAGTTATACTTTAACCGTACTCCGATACAAGAAGTGACGAGGAGGTTGGAACGGGTGTATAACTACACTATACAATTGGACTCAAGTTTTGTCTTTAATAATTTTCTTTCAGGTACGCATGATAATAGGAGTTTGGAGGCGGTTTTGGAGTCCATTCGCTTGGCTACGGGAATTAAATACAGGAAAGAAAACAATTCGTATATTCTATATAAATAA
- a CDS encoding helix-turn-helix domain-containing protein, translating into MEHEIGNISIARIRQMNPCLKGINNDFVMDRSEHYIPENMNPIFKYPLRLDGIIISIREKGSAKVNINLREYDIEKNDLIICAPGDILQSMLSPGIHLSQMFLISSDFLKEMYINLNSFMPFFISLKENPKFHLTEEEVQELKSFYQLIEETVSRNDNFKTEIVRRLMGAYLYKIGSILHRRQPEFLSENPKSLKREEVLFNQFINLLTEHHRKERRVDFYAEQLFLSPKHFSTVVKKVSGKTAGEWIDEYVILEAKALLKYSVMSIQEVAYFMNFPNPSFFGKYFKHHTGLSPSEYKMQ; encoded by the coding sequence ATGGAACATGAAATAGGAAATATATCCATAGCCCGTATCCGACAGATGAATCCCTGTTTAAAAGGGATTAACAATGATTTTGTAATGGATAGAAGCGAACATTACATCCCCGAGAATATGAACCCCATCTTTAAATACCCATTACGGCTGGATGGAATCATTATCTCTATCCGTGAAAAAGGCTCTGCCAAAGTCAATATCAATTTACGGGAATACGACATTGAGAAAAACGATCTGATTATTTGCGCTCCCGGCGATATTCTACAGTCCATGTTATCACCGGGCATTCATTTGTCACAAATGTTTTTAATATCATCTGATTTCTTAAAAGAGATGTATATCAACCTGAACAGTTTCATGCCATTTTTCATCTCATTGAAAGAGAATCCCAAATTCCATTTGACAGAAGAAGAAGTGCAGGAACTGAAATCCTTCTATCAACTCATAGAAGAAACAGTAAGCCGGAACGATAACTTCAAAACAGAAATCGTACGTAGGCTGATGGGAGCCTATTTATACAAGATAGGTTCTATTCTTCATAGAAGACAGCCGGAATTCCTTTCTGAAAATCCGAAATCACTGAAAAGAGAAGAAGTATTATTTAATCAATTCATTAATCTGCTGACTGAACATCACCGCAAAGAAAGACGCGTAGACTTTTACGCGGAGCAATTATTCCTGAGTCCCAAACATTTCTCCACCGTAGTAAAGAAAGTAAGCGGAAAAACCGCCGGAGAATGGATTGACGAATATGTAATACTGGAAGCTAAAGCTCTATTGAAATATTCCGTCATGTCTATTCAAGAAGTAGCCTATTTTATGAATTTCCCGAACCCTTCCTTTTTTGGCAAATACTTTAAGCACCATACCGGGTTATCTCCCAGCGAATACAAGATGCAATAA
- a CDS encoding TonB-dependent receptor, giving the protein MKQHAKRASWARVLLVPTLLLGSASMAAFPVHAAQVELNQTVTLQMRKVKLADVFKKLSNLSGYEFFYDESVVQKYNTIDIDLDNVSFDQALEQIRKQTSLQLSKVNNTIVVSLAKQVLASSGKVQASRHRVTGRVTDANNEPLIGVSIVIQGNSGGTITDIDGRYTLEEVDADATLVFSYIGYVPQKIVVGNQQTLNVQMKEDNQTLEEVVVIGYGVQKKRDMTGSIASIKSKDITAIPTTNALEALQGKVAGLDLTNSSGQAGSTPNFTIRGERSLTASNAPLILVDGIDYGTSLDINPTDIESIEVLKDASSTAIYGTRGANGIIMITTKKGKEGKSKVSFNAFVSSTMITDYPDIMDAEEYAQYKREAYRDRTTGKYAEDAAVFAPEELTYLEKGYDTNYRDMLMHNGFNQNYEVSVSGGNTKTKHNISLGYRSEEGLFKDDNYKRYNARVALDHQLFDNVQVGTNIIYAYVDKNNRYSPLNMANKIVPISKPYDEEGNLVMYPSPGYNTQMNPLIDDQEGMRVDNTIQERFFGSLYLNWNITKDILFRTTLGLNSVNVRRGFFCDKNSLQGSGKDSQSYKEHTMTRNLTWENVLTYSKDFSDIHSLQAMVGTSTILNSKEYTYAGGKGQVYADNWFHNLYSNEKEITIKSSLVDQNLASFFGRVNYKLMDRYMLTASLRADGSSVFAPGKKWGYFPSVALAWRINEENFLKNVDAISNLKLRLSWGQSGQCAIDPYQTVGLLGNSTYSFNNEGAYGFYPKTMSNKELTWETTTQYNLGLDFGFFNNRISGSIDIYKAETRDILMNRVIPSINGYASVMENIGKTESTGVDLTLSTVNIQNKNFSWFSDFSLSHNREKIKELASGQLKDEANAWFVGEPFKVFYDYKKEGIWQLGEEAAAAANGQEPGDIKVQDVDGNGVITTDDRIIYSQRPDVTFGFNNTFNYKGFDLSVFLYARLGQWIAYDYNTTYRINALENGGNVDYWTPENPTNAFPRPNKSKSYTQVTYYSTLKYEDGSFFKIRDITLGYTFKPELLKHLNLSRLRVYATAKNFFTFSKIDNYDPEQGGSISFPMTKQLVFGLNVEF; this is encoded by the coding sequence ATGAAACAACATGCGAAGAGGGCTTCGTGGGCCCGAGTATTGCTTGTACCGACCTTGTTGCTAGGTTCGGCATCTATGGCTGCTTTCCCTGTGCATGCAGCACAAGTTGAATTGAATCAGACTGTTACATTGCAGATGCGTAAAGTAAAATTGGCTGATGTGTTCAAGAAACTGAGTAACCTTTCCGGTTATGAGTTTTTCTATGATGAGAGTGTTGTCCAAAAGTATAATACGATTGATATTGATTTGGACAATGTAAGTTTCGACCAGGCTTTAGAGCAAATCAGGAAACAAACTAGTCTGCAATTGAGCAAGGTGAATAATACCATTGTGGTGAGTCTTGCCAAACAAGTACTGGCATCTTCCGGTAAAGTACAGGCTTCCAGGCATAGAGTCACCGGTAGAGTAACCGATGCTAATAATGAGCCGCTGATTGGGGTAAGTATAGTTATTCAAGGAAATAGCGGAGGAACTATAACGGATATTGACGGACGTTATACGTTGGAAGAAGTGGATGCCGATGCCACTTTGGTCTTCTCTTACATCGGTTATGTTCCACAGAAAATAGTTGTCGGAAATCAGCAGACATTGAATGTACAAATGAAAGAAGACAACCAGACTTTGGAAGAAGTCGTAGTAATAGGTTATGGTGTGCAAAAGAAAAGGGATATGACCGGTTCCATTGCTTCTATTAAAAGTAAGGATATCACAGCTATTCCTACTACCAATGCCTTGGAGGCATTACAAGGAAAAGTAGCCGGACTTGATCTTACAAACTCTTCGGGGCAAGCAGGAAGCACACCTAATTTTACAATCCGTGGAGAGCGTTCATTGACGGCTAGTAATGCTCCGTTGATTCTTGTGGATGGTATTGATTATGGTACCTCGCTAGATATAAATCCCACTGATATAGAATCTATTGAAGTGTTAAAAGATGCCTCTTCTACAGCTATTTATGGAACACGGGGTGCGAATGGTATTATTATGATTACGACTAAAAAGGGAAAAGAAGGAAAGTCAAAAGTATCCTTTAATGCTTTTGTTTCTTCTACCATGATAACTGATTATCCTGATATCATGGATGCTGAAGAATATGCCCAATACAAAAGAGAGGCCTATCGGGACAGAACAACAGGAAAATACGCAGAGGATGCTGCTGTATTTGCTCCTGAAGAACTGACTTATCTGGAAAAAGGATATGATACGAACTATCGTGACATGTTGATGCACAACGGATTTAACCAAAATTATGAGGTGTCTGTATCCGGGGGCAATACGAAAACCAAACATAATATATCTTTGGGTTACAGAAGCGAAGAGGGACTCTTTAAGGATGATAACTATAAACGGTATAATGCCCGTGTAGCACTGGACCATCAATTGTTTGACAATGTGCAGGTAGGGACAAACATTATCTATGCCTATGTAGATAAGAATAATCGTTATAGTCCGCTGAATATGGCTAATAAAATTGTTCCTATCTCGAAACCTTATGATGAGGAGGGGAATTTAGTGATGTATCCGTCTCCCGGTTATAATACTCAGATGAATCCGTTGATTGACGATCAGGAGGGCATGCGTGTGGATAATACCATCCAGGAGCGTTTCTTCGGCAGCTTGTACCTGAACTGGAATATCACCAAGGATATTTTATTCCGTACAACGCTGGGATTGAACTCAGTGAATGTGCGTAGAGGCTTTTTCTGTGATAAGAACTCGTTGCAGGGAAGTGGCAAGGATTCACAATCCTATAAAGAGCACACCATGACACGTAATCTGACATGGGAGAATGTGCTGACTTATTCAAAGGACTTCTCTGATATCCATAGTTTGCAGGCAATGGTTGGAACCAGTACGATTCTCAACTCTAAAGAATATACCTATGCAGGTGGAAAGGGACAAGTATATGCTGATAACTGGTTCCATAATTTGTATTCCAATGAAAAAGAAATCACTATAAAGAGTTCACTGGTTGATCAAAATCTGGCTTCCTTCTTTGGGCGTGTTAATTATAAATTGATGGATCGCTATATGCTGACTGCTTCTTTGCGTGCCGATGGTTCTTCTGTTTTTGCACCAGGTAAGAAATGGGGCTACTTTCCGTCTGTAGCACTGGCCTGGCGTATCAATGAAGAGAATTTCCTGAAAAATGTGGATGCTATTTCAAATTTAAAACTCCGGTTGAGTTGGGGACAATCTGGCCAATGTGCTATTGATCCTTATCAAACCGTTGGTTTGCTGGGTAACTCCACTTATTCGTTCAATAATGAGGGAGCTTATGGATTCTATCCTAAAACGATGTCAAACAAGGAACTGACTTGGGAAACTACCACGCAGTATAACCTTGGTCTGGATTTCGGATTTTTTAATAATCGTATTTCAGGTAGTATTGATATTTACAAGGCAGAAACCCGGGATATTTTAATGAATCGTGTAATTCCATCTATTAACGGTTATGCTTCGGTTATGGAAAATATCGGTAAGACTGAAAGTACTGGTGTTGATTTGACACTGAGCACGGTTAATATTCAAAACAAGAACTTCTCCTGGTTCTCAGATTTCTCATTGTCACACAATAGGGAAAAAATAAAAGAACTTGCTTCGGGACAATTAAAGGATGAGGCGAATGCTTGGTTTGTAGGAGAACCTTTCAAAGTGTTTTATGATTATAAGAAAGAAGGTATCTGGCAATTGGGTGAAGAGGCTGCCGCTGCTGCCAATGGACAGGAACCGGGTGATATAAAGGTACAGGATGTGGATGGTAATGGTGTCATAACGACAGATGATCGTATCATTTACAGTCAGCGTCCGGATGTAACTTTTGGTTTCAATAATACTTTTAATTATAAGGGGTTTGATTTGTCTGTATTCTTGTATGCTCGTTTGGGTCAGTGGATTGCGTATGATTATAATACTACGTATCGTATCAATGCGTTGGAAAATGGTGGAAATGTAGATTACTGGACTCCCGAGAACCCTACCAATGCTTTTCCGCGTCCTAATAAAAGTAAGAGTTATACACAGGTTACTTACTATTCAACGTTGAAGTATGAAGATGGTTCTTTCTTTAAAATACGCGATATTACGTTGGGATATACTTTCAAACCGGAACTTTTGAAACATCTCAATCTATCCAGACTCCGTGTATATGCTACAGCAAAGAATTTCTTTACTTTCAGCAAGATTGATAATTATGATCCCGAACAGGGAGGAAGTATTTCTTTCCCTATGACAAAACAACTTGTATTTGGTCTGAATGTAGAATTTTAA
- a CDS encoding MGH1-like glycoside hydrolase domain-containing protein: MKKQLLIFLTICCFPFMLNAQMPERTPGNIAKYKELCRAHIYKDMKGMYREAGGALVFPFLAPGSNQYLDMLWDWDSWLSNIALRQILLENGTEKDKQEVLKYEQGCILNSLHYGGMDGWIPIWIERNAPSREEMLKTRNPWKSNMHKPTLAQHAAFIVRNMNGDAEWLRDDFYTLQAFVCKYLNFHRHKATGLFYWETDEAIGVDNDPSTFYRPQGSSGSIFLNALMYRELQAMAYLAGCLNLDDIAVSFEKEAAVLKGKVQEHCWDPRDRFYYSVDLNLLPVEKPDIKGLYPGQLFLHVGQPRDYDCLIQRLSVWSGFMAMWAEIATPEQAKEIVRIHFHDTCSFNAPAGIRTLSPLEKMYNVRASGNPSSWQGPVWINVNYLVFRGLVKYGFTEEARELAEKTILLLGRDYERFGALHEYYLPDNGEPVLNKGFQNWNLLVLNMAAWLDGKPFVTEF; the protein is encoded by the coding sequence ATGAAAAAACAATTACTGATCTTTTTAACAATTTGTTGTTTCCCGTTTATGCTAAATGCACAAATGCCGGAACGTACTCCCGGGAATATTGCAAAATACAAAGAATTGTGCCGTGCTCATATTTATAAAGATATGAAAGGCATGTATCGTGAAGCCGGAGGAGCTTTAGTCTTTCCGTTCCTTGCTCCGGGAAGTAATCAATACTTGGATATGCTATGGGATTGGGATTCTTGGTTGAGCAACATCGCTCTGCGTCAAATCTTATTAGAGAACGGCACGGAAAAGGATAAGCAGGAGGTCCTGAAGTATGAACAGGGATGCATCCTCAATTCCTTGCACTATGGAGGTATGGACGGTTGGATTCCTATCTGGATAGAACGGAATGCCCCTAGCCGCGAAGAGATGTTGAAAACACGGAACCCTTGGAAAAGCAATATGCACAAACCTACATTGGCACAACATGCCGCCTTTATTGTCCGCAATATGAACGGGGATGCGGAGTGGTTGCGCGATGATTTTTATACGTTGCAGGCATTTGTCTGTAAATATTTGAATTTTCATCGTCACAAGGCGACCGGGTTATTCTATTGGGAAACTGATGAGGCTATCGGAGTTGATAATGATCCCAGTACTTTTTATCGTCCTCAAGGCAGTTCGGGATCCATCTTCTTGAACGCGTTGATGTATCGCGAATTACAGGCTATGGCATACTTGGCCGGCTGTCTGAATTTGGATGATATAGCAGTTTCCTTTGAGAAAGAAGCGGCGGTATTGAAAGGAAAGGTACAAGAACATTGTTGGGACCCGCGTGACCGTTTTTATTATAGTGTGGATTTGAATCTGCTTCCGGTGGAGAAACCGGATATAAAGGGGCTGTACCCGGGACAATTGTTTCTGCACGTAGGGCAGCCGCGTGATTATGATTGTTTGATTCAGCGTCTTAGTGTGTGGAGCGGATTTATGGCGATGTGGGCTGAAATAGCCACTCCGGAGCAAGCAAAGGAAATAGTGCGGATTCATTTTCATGATACTTGCTCCTTTAACGCTCCGGCGGGAATCCGTACTTTGTCTCCTTTGGAAAAAATGTATAATGTACGTGCCAGTGGGAATCCGTCTTCCTGGCAAGGTCCGGTTTGGATTAATGTGAATTATCTGGTCTTTCGTGGATTGGTGAAATATGGATTTACGGAAGAGGCCCGGGAATTGGCGGAAAAGACCATTTTGCTTTTGGGACGTGACTATGAACGTTTCGGGGCATTACATGAATATTATCTGCCTGATAATGGTGAGCCGGTATTGAATAAAGGTTTTCAGAACTGGAATTTACTGGTGTTGAATATGGCTGCATGGTTGGATGGGAAACCGTTCGTTACTGAATTCTAG
- a CDS encoding NDP-sugar synthase gives MKPTLFLLAAGMGSRYGGLKQLDGLGPNGETIMDYSIYDAINAGFGKLVFVIRKDFEQDFREKIISKYEGHIPCELVFQALDNLPEGFTCPAERTKPWGTNHAVMMGADVIQEPFAVINCDDFYGRDSFQVMGKFLSALPEGSKNTYSMVGFRVGNTLSESGTVSRGICGTNADNLLTSVVERTKIQRIDGEVKYIDDNGEWTATPDTTPVSMNFWGFTPDYFAYSKEFFKAFLSDPKNMENLKSEFFIPLMVDKLINDGTATVEVLDTTSKWFGVTYPEDRQSVVDKIQALVDAGEYPAKLF, from the coding sequence ATGAAACCAACTTTATTTTTATTGGCGGCTGGTATGGGCAGCCGTTACGGAGGATTGAAGCAATTGGATGGTCTGGGTCCTAACGGCGAAACTATTATGGATTATTCTATTTATGACGCTATCAACGCCGGTTTTGGAAAACTGGTCTTTGTTATCCGTAAAGATTTTGAACAAGATTTTCGTGAAAAGATTATTTCTAAATATGAAGGTCATATTCCTTGCGAACTGGTATTCCAGGCTTTAGACAATCTGCCGGAGGGTTTTACTTGTCCTGCGGAGCGTACAAAACCTTGGGGAACTAACCATGCTGTCATGATGGGAGCTGATGTGATACAGGAACCGTTTGCAGTGATCAATTGCGATGACTTCTATGGCCGTGACTCCTTTCAGGTGATGGGTAAGTTTTTGTCTGCATTGCCCGAAGGCTCTAAAAATACATATTCTATGGTAGGTTTCCGTGTAGGTAATACTCTAAGCGAAAGCGGTACTGTATCTCGTGGTATTTGTGGAACTAATGCGGATAATTTGTTGACTTCCGTTGTAGAACGTACCAAGATTCAGCGCATAGACGGAGAAGTGAAGTATATTGACGACAATGGCGAATGGACAGCTACCCCTGACACAACTCCGGTGAGCATGAACTTCTGGGGCTTTACTCCTGATTACTTTGCTTACAGCAAGGAATTCTTTAAAGCATTCTTGAGTGATCCTAAAAATATGGAAAACTTGAAGAGTGAATTCTTTATTCCGCTGATGGTGGACAAGCTGATTAATGACGGTACTGCTACCGTTGAGGTATTGGATACTACCAGCAAATGGTTTGGAGTAACTTATCCTGAAGACCGTCAGAGTGTGGTTGATAAGATCCAGGCATTGGTGGATGCCGGTGAATATCCTGCGAAATTATTTTAA
- a CDS encoding zinc metallopeptidase, with the protein MSMYWILFIGIAVISYIVQNSLQSKFKKYSKMPLASGMTGKDVAEKMLHDNGIYDVRVTSTPGMLTDHYNPANKTVNLSEGVYGSNSVAAAAVAAHECGHAVQHARAYAPLKMRSALVPVVQFSSSIMTWVLLAGILMVNTFPQLLLAGICLFAMTTLFSFITLPVEINASQRALVWLSKAGITNSYNHHAAEDALRSAAYTYVVAALSSLATLIYYIMIYMGRRD; encoded by the coding sequence ATGTCAATGTATTGGATCTTATTTATTGGAATCGCGGTAATCAGCTATATTGTACAGAATAGTCTGCAAAGCAAGTTTAAAAAATACTCGAAGATGCCTTTGGCTAGTGGTATGACAGGAAAGGATGTGGCTGAAAAAATGTTACATGATAATGGTATTTATGATGTGCGTGTAACCAGCACTCCGGGTATGCTGACCGATCATTATAATCCGGCAAACAAAACGGTGAACCTTAGTGAAGGGGTATATGGAAGTAACAGTGTAGCTGCTGCGGCAGTTGCCGCCCATGAATGCGGACACGCCGTGCAACATGCGCGTGCATACGCTCCGCTAAAGATGCGCTCGGCTTTGGTACCTGTGGTGCAGTTCTCATCTTCTATTATGACTTGGGTGTTACTGGCAGGTATTTTGATGGTGAATACTTTCCCGCAGTTATTATTGGCAGGAATTTGTCTTTTTGCCATGACTACTCTTTTCAGCTTTATTACGTTGCCTGTTGAGATCAATGCCAGCCAGCGTGCGTTGGTATGGTTGAGCAAGGCCGGAATTACCAATTCGTATAACCATCATGCGGCAGAGGATGCGTTGCGTTCGGCTGCTTATACCTATGTGGTTGCGGCACTTAGTTCGTTGGCTACACTGATTTACTATATAATGATTTATATGGGACGTCGCGACTAA
- a CDS encoding RNA polymerase sigma factor — translation MKLPLDIERELIRKLINGDKIAFSHLFSFYKSQVLYYCVHFVKDKEIAEDITQDIFLIVWEKKEDIRIEQSFSAFLYTIARNRIYDIFRSLSARSVLYEKLMEQAIDYVDDVEKSLEEKNIQELIAQALEQLSPRQREIFELSRNRGLSHKEIAEQLGLSVYTVQDHIKNALEKIRACLIPFISACPILVSLIILKYVKP, via the coding sequence ATGAAGCTGCCTCTTGACATAGAGCGGGAATTAATTCGGAAACTTATAAATGGAGACAAGATTGCTTTCAGTCATCTTTTCTCTTTTTATAAGTCCCAGGTCCTTTATTATTGTGTCCATTTTGTCAAGGATAAAGAGATAGCTGAGGATATAACACAAGATATTTTTTTGATCGTTTGGGAAAAGAAGGAAGATATTCGGATTGAGCAGTCTTTTTCCGCTTTTCTTTATACTATAGCAAGAAATCGTATTTACGATATATTTCGTTCTCTGTCTGCCCGATCTGTGCTATACGAAAAACTGATGGAACAGGCCATTGATTATGTAGATGATGTAGAGAAGAGTCTGGAAGAAAAGAATATTCAGGAATTGATTGCACAGGCTTTGGAACAGCTGAGTCCGCGCCAACGGGAGATTTTCGAATTGAGCCGGAATAGAGGACTGTCTCATAAAGAAATAGCTGAACAACTTGGTTTGTCTGTTTATACCGTGCAAGATCATATAAAAAATGCATTAGAGAAAATTCGTGCTTGTCTGATCCCTTTCATAAGTGCCTGTCCAATACTTGTAAGCCTAATCATATTAAAATACGTTAAACCATAA
- a CDS encoding RagB/SusD family nutrient uptake outer membrane protein: MKRITLLYALAATLMVCSGCSDFLEEHNRSAVTTEGGYYDTEKGFESLINSCYTPLRFWGGKSAAMAFSETGTDILAPGGGCDYPAIVSYQNDFDGTNPISKEYYDRFYKAINFCNTAIYHVKNVLFSDKALTSKREAEVRFLRAYYYWILVETFGDTYYTDQPSESIVMAPRKTSVSEIYTHIFEDLDFCMDSRLSVAQSDGGRVTMWAAKALKARLLLTRASELNDKALYEQAYTLAKEVIDNGPFELSKDFASVFDMENSDGNGNKEVIWYIDYSSTNQLYNQEMDNDIIRSGGNHTHLIFCMKYDDQPGMVRSIEYGRPFNHYMPTRYLLDCYDENIDQRFEVTFRSLWKANGGKTGDNYPYMVQGDTAIWVTKDVVPQVKRQWAKGRYQILDRTDIYHEDGSVKSQKQCMPISKFEDPTRATVNEDRGTRDAFIIRVAEMYLIVAEAGAKAGKADALAYMNILRSQRAKAGKEEAMKVAQSDIEDIDFILDERARELVGEQLRWFDLKRMGSEIFIRRIKAGNPDAGKNVKAYHMLRPFPQTLLDAITNKDEFLQNEGYK; the protein is encoded by the coding sequence ATGAAACGAATTACATTATTATATGCATTGGCAGCTACTCTTATGGTTTGCTCGGGCTGCTCTGATTTTTTGGAAGAACACAATCGTAGTGCGGTTACTACCGAAGGTGGTTATTATGATACTGAGAAAGGTTTTGAGTCTTTGATTAACTCTTGTTATACTCCCTTGCGTTTTTGGGGTGGAAAGTCTGCTGCTATGGCATTCAGTGAAACGGGAACGGATATATTGGCTCCGGGCGGCGGTTGTGATTATCCCGCCATTGTTTCTTATCAGAATGATTTTGATGGGACCAATCCTATCAGTAAAGAGTATTATGACCGTTTTTACAAAGCGATCAACTTTTGTAATACAGCCATCTATCATGTAAAGAATGTTCTGTTCAGTGATAAGGCACTTACCAGTAAACGAGAAGCAGAGGTGCGTTTCTTACGGGCGTATTATTATTGGATTCTGGTGGAAACATTTGGAGATACTTATTATACGGATCAGCCATCGGAGTCTATTGTTATGGCACCTAGGAAAACCTCGGTTTCAGAGATTTATACTCATATTTTTGAAGATTTGGATTTTTGTATGGATAGCCGGTTGTCTGTTGCGCAATCGGATGGAGGGCGTGTTACGATGTGGGCTGCCAAAGCTTTGAAGGCTCGTTTGCTATTGACTAGAGCAAGTGAATTGAATGATAAAGCATTGTATGAACAAGCCTATACTTTGGCAAAAGAAGTGATTGATAATGGCCCTTTCGAGTTATCAAAGGATTTTGCCTCAGTATTTGATATGGAAAATTCTGATGGAAATGGCAATAAGGAAGTGATTTGGTATATTGATTATTCTTCTACTAATCAGTTGTATAATCAGGAAATGGATAATGATATTATTCGTTCAGGGGGTAACCATACTCATTTGATTTTCTGTATGAAGTATGATGACCAGCCCGGTATGGTCAGAAGCATAGAATATGGTCGTCCTTTTAATCACTATATGCCGACGCGTTATTTGCTGGATTGTTATGACGAGAATATAGACCAACGTTTTGAAGTGACTTTCCGTTCGTTATGGAAGGCTAATGGAGGAAAAACCGGAGATAACTACCCTTATATGGTACAAGGGGATACTGCTATATGGGTAACAAAAGATGTTGTTCCTCAGGTAAAGCGTCAGTGGGCCAAAGGACGTTATCAGATACTTGATCGGACAGATATTTATCATGAAGATGGTTCTGTAAAAAGTCAGAAACAATGTATGCCTATCTCTAAATTTGAAGACCCTACTCGTGCTACGGTGAACGAGGATCGTGGAACACGGGATGCTTTTATAATCCGTGTGGCAGAAATGTATTTAATTGTGGCGGAAGCAGGAGCAAAAGCCGGCAAAGCGGATGCGTTGGCTTATATGAATATTCTTCGTTCCCAAAGAGCTAAGGCTGGCAAAGAGGAGGCTATGAAAGTTGCTCAAAGTGACATTGAGGATATTGATTTCATATTGGATGAACGTGCTCGGGAATTGGTCGGAGAACAATTGCGTTGGTTTGATTTGAAACGAATGGGAAGTGAAATATTTATCCGTCGGATAAAAGCCGGAAATCCTGATGCCGGTAAAAATGTGAAAGCTTATCATATGTTGCGTCCATTTCCACAAACTTTATTGGACGCCATAACGAATAAAGACGAATTTTTACAAAATGAGGGATATAAATAG